From Rutidosis leptorrhynchoides isolate AG116_Rl617_1_P2 chromosome 3, CSIRO_AGI_Rlap_v1, whole genome shotgun sequence, a single genomic window includes:
- the LOC139901129 gene encoding uncharacterized protein: MNKRFVGNHPWVLMGDFNAGLFLEDSTAGTTSYSIALREFKECVDELCVSDINHSGLRYTWNQRPNVTSGLLKKIDRVMANDVFTDSFTNAFAMFHPYRIPNHAPLLFYPFPWSRFTRIKHLSLATILLNMKIFFKLFGRGGKLRSLKSPIRKLMWQKVDLHKRVLSCRQALDDAHVNIDQNPFEMNDREQVQLALKEYNEVILEEESFLKQKSKIEWLRVGDSNSSFFHKVVKG; encoded by the exons ATGAATAAGCGATTTGTAGGCAATCATCCTTGGGTGCTAATGGGTGATTTTAATGCAGGCTTATTCTTGGAAGACTCTACAGCTGGTACCACGAGTTATTCTATTGCTCTGCGGGAGTTTAAAGAATGCGTTGATGAGTTGTGTGTGTCGGATATTAATCACTCTGGTCTTCGATATACATGGAATCAGCGTCCGAATGTGACATCTGGGCTATTAAAGAAAATTGATAGGGTGATGGCTAATGATGTATTTACCGATTCGTTTACGAATGCGTTTGCAATGTTCCATCCTTATCGTATTCCAAACCATGCTCCCCTTCTGTTTTATCCATTCCCTTGGTCGAGGTTCACAAGAATAAAGCATTTAAGTTTAGCAACTATATTGCTAAACATGAAAATTTTCTTCAAACTATTTGGGAGGGGTGGA AAACTACGCAGCTTGAAGTCTCCTATTCGAAAACTTATGTGGCAGAAAGTGGATTTGCATAAACGGGTTCTATCATGTCGTCAAGCCTTAGATGATGCGCATGTTAATATTGATCAGAATCCTTTTGAGATGAATGATAGGGAGCAAGTTCAATTGGCTCTGAAGGAATATAATGAAGTGATTTTGGAGGAGGAAAGTTTTTTGAAGCAAAAATCCAAAATTGAGTGGCTTCGTGTTGGAGATAGTAATTCGAGTTTCTTCCATAAAGTGGTCAAAGGATGA